Below is a window of uncultured Cohaesibacter sp. DNA.
ATCTTTCAAACCAAGCAAAGACATCACCGAAGGAAGACTGCCCGGCCTCGAAACCGATCAGCCCCGGCAGAACACTGCCCGGCACCTGACCGCAAATACCGCTGACCAGCGTGTCATTGACCTCTTCGGGCGGCGCCACAAGAATATCACAGGTCGAAGTCCCCATGACGCGCACCAGCGAATAGGGCTCGATACCGGCACCAACCGCTCCCATATGACAGTCAAAAGCGCCAACAGCAATCGGAATGCCGGCTTTCAGCCCAAAGCGCCCAGCCCAATCGGACGACAGATTGCCCGCCACCTGATCACTGGTCTTGGTATCTTCATAAAGTGGTGTGGCAAGATTGCCCAGCAGCGGATCAAGCGCCTGCAACCATTCCCGGCTCGGCAGTCCGCCAAATTCGGGATGCCAGAGCGCCTTGTGGCCTGCAGCACAACGCGACCGCACGATCTTGGAAGCATCGGTCACCCCGGAAAGCACCGCCGGAACCCAGTCGCACAATTCCACCCAGTTGGCGGCAGCGCGAAAAACCGTCGGGTTACGCCGACCGACATTCAGGATCTTGGCCCAGTACCATTCAGAAGAATAGATACCGCCGACATATTTCGTATAGTCGGGAAATTTGCCTGAATGGCTGAGCTCGTTGATTTCACGCGCTTCGGCAACCGAGGTGTGATCTTTCCATAGGATGCACATGGCGTCGGGGTCGGTCGAGAAACCATCCTTGAGCGCCAGCGCCGTACCATCGGCGGTAACGGGCATGGGAGAAGAACCCGTGGTATCGACACCGATGCCGATGATATCCGGATGCGCATCAAGCGAAGCAATCGCCTCGCGCACAGCAGCCCCCATAGCCTCCAGATAGTCTGACGGATGCTGACGGAACTGCTGCCGGGAAGCATCACAGAACTGCCCCTCGGCCCAGCGGGGATAATTCGCGACAGCGGAAGAA
It encodes the following:
- a CDS encoding ribulokinase, whose amino-acid sequence is MSATSDSCVLGLDFGSDSVRAVVVRVADGEELSSAVANYPRWAEGQFCDASRQQFRQHPSDYLEAMGAAVREAIASLDAHPDIIGIGVDTTGSSPMPVTADGTALALKDGFSTDPDAMCILWKDHTSVAEAREINELSHSGKFPDYTKYVGGIYSSEWYWAKILNVGRRNPTVFRAAANWVELCDWVPAVLSGVTDASKIVRSRCAAGHKALWHPEFGGLPSREWLQALDPLLGNLATPLYEDTKTSDQVAGNLSSDWAGRFGLKAGIPIAVGAFDCHMGAVGAGIEPYSLVRVMGTSTCDILVAPPEEVNDTLVSGICGQVPGSVLPGLIGFEAGQSSFGDVFAWFERLLQWGRSGRGKAGSLLPELEKEAALLPPGGHGERALDWLNGRRTPDADQTVKAILAGLHLGSTAPSIYRALIEATAYGSRAIVERFEEQGIPVKSIVAIGGIARKSDFISQVCADVMNRKVDVVLSDQACARGAAIFAATAAGAYEDIHKAKASMLSPIEKSFEPDPEKHKLYNKIYEDYKRIGAFAGDLAKG